GTTAATGTTTATTTACTAATAAGTATAAGTAGCTAATTCTGTTGAATTGTTCTAAAATATTACAGGCTTTAGtggaataaatataaatggatATAAGAATAGGTCTatcttatacatatataaatatatatatctatatatacatgtacatTATTCATTCCACCTCCTTGTATATGTAACATATacttaaaagaaaaaaggaataatacttttttttataacattataCCTATTTTCGTGgttttttccttttatattattactaacggaaaataacaaattatgtgtttttttgtttttagcCTTTCAATGTTTAAAATACAtacttattaattttataatacttACAAAACATTATATTAGTACCTTTCATAATTATGTAAAGTATTCAACGAATGCacaaatatgttttatatggATATTCAATTAATATCAAACGAGAGGGTGAATTATGCAGTAAAAATCGAAATGGGAATGTTCTCTGAAAATTgcattaatttatatattatatacatgtattaATTGTATAAGAATGGGTAAAGAATTTaagtaataaataaatagtatatttagtttattttaacttttttgtaataataaaattgttaacaaaaaattacttttagaatatgttttataagaatttttttaaacaatacGTTTCAAATGGTATATCATTATTGCTATAGAAAAATCCCGAAAAAAACAGTAGTGTTAATTTTAAAAGTATAATTTCCTTTGGTGGactattaattaaatatattataataaatatggcATTGTGATTAGGTGTATAAATCTTTATAGGCACTTTCATagatataaaacatattttatatgaaattttcttataacatataaatatgtaagaaagtatatatattattaaaaaatatatataactatataaaacataataacATGTATAAAGGTTTTAACATGTTGAAAATGATTTTTAAAGGAGtgtaatttttaaaaaatgagaataaaTTTCTtcaaagaaaaaaacaagattaaattaaataagaACCATAATTTTGATTCAGATAACACTTTTTCGAATGAAAACCCTGAATCAAATAAATGTTTAGCTTCCATTAGtggtataatattaaacaaaaaaaaattaaaaaaatgcattatGTTATAGTTGTATACAACGCCATAATTTGGTTGGAAGCGTTTAAACACggtttatacatttttatacatGTTTAGatgaaatagaaaaatatatggtaccatcatttatatttataattatattttcagaTGATGAATATGATCATTATGGATTTGAGAAAAGTAGAGAAGCAATTTCTGTGGAAGATATTGATAAGGAAGCACTAGAAAAGAGAAAGAggaaaattgaaaaaaagtACTAcacttttttatatataaaacgtcaaaaaatatattacatacctatatatacatattttcgCATATGTATGTGTATGAGGATTTATTTTagagaatatatattatttataaaaatgttaatcaTTAATTTCTTGTGCAGATGGCAACAATATTTTACAGTTAAGagagatataaaaaaaaattactatctAAAAAAACTAATTCGAAAAGGGATCCCCGATAAATTTAGGTATACTTAACCAACttaatttagaaaaaaaaatgtcaatattaaacaaaaatagaTTATacagatataaatattgacCAAAATATACATCTATagacattaaattttattttatgcaCTTTTTTATGTTCGTAACATTTTTACGATTATCaccaatatattttatatcatatttttgttGTGCATATAGAATGAATATATGGCCTTACCTTTTGGGTAGTGTGGTTTTATATACAAAGTACCCAACAATATACGAAAggtaatattaaaaaaaaataatgaaaatatgttttatttggATATATGAATGACTATGTGCaaacattatataaattttcataatattttatccTTTTTATAGATGCTTAAATAGTGAAATCGAACCGAAAGTTCTTAGCCAGATTGAATTGGACATGCTTCGGACTTTTccacataataaaaatgtatggatatttttgaattagttttataaaaatatatatttttctaattatttataatatatctatttCCATGAaatgtatatgtattttgTTTATTCGCAGTATCAATTAAATGCTCAAGGGCTAACTAAACTGAGGAATGTGTTACGGGCATTTGCCATATATAAGCCcaaaattaattattgccaggttattatatttgaGTATCTGCataatttattgtttttatatgatttgtAGTTATGTATAATTGAAATATGGTAACCTATGTACACATatgtaattataataatccctttagttttttatttatttttttgattttataaaattataatttgttcCTATCAATTTCAGAGTATGAATTTTATCGCGGCTAttactttattatttttaaaagaagAACTAGCATTTTGGTCTATTGTCCAATTAATTGATTCAGATTATtcacacaaaaaaataaacattagTGGTTAGTATATAGAGAGATATATCGACACATATATATCCATAcagttattatatttatatatatatatatatatatatattttttatttccgcttagattattataatcatgaAATGAGAGGATTACGAAGagatattattgttatagaagaattaattaaaataaaatttccgAATATCTACATGCATATGAAGTATGTCATATATTCACATATTAGTGTTGTTTTAAATGATTTTCTATATcgagaaaaatataattaattagatatatataaatattacttcatttttataattttatttcttatCACAGAGAATTTGATGTTGATGTATCTTGGATATGCTCTGAGTGGCTCTTGTGCTTATTTTGCACAGCCTTTCCGGTTAGCatttgaaaatgaaaatgaaaataaaaaattataatataataatattaagcagctgtgtgcatatatatatacctaTGTAATGTcatttttgttatatataattaaatgtgAATCCCTTTTTTAGATTACAACCACCTTACGAATTTGGGATTGCCTATTCTATGAGGGTGATAAAATACTTTTCCGAATTGTTTTAGCTCTATTTAAAATGAACCAAGAAAAGTTAATTAAATCAAATTCATTAGAATCCAtcttatatttattcaaaGAATCTACTAAAAATATGGTAAGAATATgcaaataatgaaaaagcatggataacatatataaatattttctccAGTTACACTAACTGATTAATTAGTTGTAAAAACAcaaactatttttatttttttttgaaatattttgtGCAGGTGGAATCTGATAAATTAATGCATACCGCTTTCAAGGAAATAGggtcattaaaaaaaaaaaaaatcaaaaaattaaGGATGAAAGCTGATGATATTATTAAGAGAACTGTCCCTTaaaattcatatttattcctatgtatatatgtttgtaccgatttttatttgtttttttttgtcgttttattttttttatattataattttttaagttataaatattttcgtttgtttaatgaaaaaatatctCGATGTGACAAtggaaaaaacaaatattcgatgattatttaatttttaaatagcATTCTTAATAAAATcaacttattttgtaaaaatgaaattatttaatatttttaaataattttttagctttaatatttttttaaatgtatcGTTGAGTCTAGTTTAATAAACTGGATTGTCTATTATTGACTTtgacatatatatttttaaaacaccAACACAAAAGAAAACATAACTCATAGAAACACATAACTCATAGAAACACATAACTCATAGAAACACATAACTCATAGAAAacatgttaaaaaataaagacatATGACGCTTAGTgtttaaatattgttttaagttttcaaaattattaattaaattatatgtgCCCACAAATAGATTTataattatgcatatattcaaattaaaaaaaaaaaaaaaaaagttgtttttttctgtatatttaaaatttaacaaaaaaggGCAATACAAAAATACAAGAAAAAGAGAATGAATGAAAAAACTAtggtaaataaatataataacttaaaaaattgttactattgttatcattattagaaattaaaaaatggttataaaaaattaaaggaGCAAATTAAAGAATGAGCAtatgtttttaatattattataattcattaaatttttattgtatGGATTTTGAATCTATTAATCACATAGGTGTGTAAATGGTCGCTTATTATGTGCggaataaatatgttttatattatatatatgccaAAATgggcatatatatatatttttttggaaCAAAGCATATTTACTATAACTTTCTAGCATGTACGAGGAACAGCAAACAAAACAACAGTTGGGATTATAGCTAGCAGCACTAAACATACATAAGAAGCAATCTTTACATTATTATACCATGTTGGTTTGTTTTCCATCTTCTCATTATAAAGCATTCCAATAGATATACCTGAtaatgggaaaaaaaaattatgacaataaaaaaaacaaattaattatgatataaaaCAAAAGTAACAATGACATCaccacatatatatgtacaaaaACATGATTGGTGAAAAGACTTTCATGATTTTTTGTGTTTCTAAATTTACCAGATAAAAGACCTCCTAAATGACCAACATGATCTATATTTGATCCATTAAAggtaaaataatataaaatggaaaTTAACGTAAAAAACAAGATATTAAATACTACTCTTTCTCTATGTCTAATAATATGCCATAACAACATTAGTTCGGATGCTACTATTCCTAATAACCCCATGCCTGATGTACTTGCACCCACTTTTATTGTACAATATGTAACAGATGATGATAGTATATTTCCATATATCCCcgatacaaaatataaaatcgcAACTTGTAATAttccataatttttttcaagaGTAAATCCCATTCTTAATTGAAAAAacacattaaaaaatgtgtgAAATATATTTGCATGCAAAAATATAGGCAATATTAATCTATGTAtttctccattttttatttttgatccAACATTTGCTCCTAGTGTTATTAATGTGCTGCCTATAAGGGGagtaaaaatgataaatatatcatatgGATACAAAAGCAATGAATTTGTTTGTGTGTAAACAAATATACAATGCAATTCATACCAGAAGGAGTTAAAAATTCTCCAGGATTTATACTAAGAGATATTATAAAAACGATAATCTGTATTATGGAAACAGCTATGACAAAACTTTTCCATGTAAAATGGGGGAAAATCAAGTTAACCACGTCAATAGGTTTTGATCTTTGAATAAAACTACTCTGCGACGCATAATACCCTGGTgcttacaaaataaaaataaaaggtgAACATAGATAAATcgacatatatatatatataagcatGTACTTATGTATATGGGTGTGCATATTCGAATTAAAAAAGTATGAGACAGAAACGTTAAGTTTTATGgacaaaattaattatattgaaAGACAATTaagaaatttatattgtatatttttttatgcattttattatttttataattcttttttatacTTCTATTGAATGGGAGATTCTCGCCATCCACATCCCTATACTCTGCTAATGTATGGATGTTACTCATTTTctgttattaattttttttatcaataattacttcttttttatttaaataacaaTGAAAAAGGAAGAAACACTCggtaataattataaattaaaataaaaaaaatataaattaattaagaATTCACAAATtaatcatatataatatacacaaaaaaaaatatattatgaaaaaataattataaaatgcattaacatatatataaagtacCCTCGAAATGTatgaaatttaaaaaataagttCAAACTCAAAGGGTATATGTGGcaaatatatactatatatgtgtaataattgtgtgtatatattattttcctaATTATATTCACAacgaatatatatatattaatataaaatgtgtaaataaaaaaacagaGATGTTATACAATGCATAATTAGTATAATCAAACTCTCgtacaaataatattaattaaaaaaatgaataaagaaTGAAATGGgaacaaaatgataatattattagtatatataatataattaagtacaaatgaaaatataaacaaaccAGGAcacaaaaagaaaaaaaaaagaacctTGATTTAAGTAATCtacaaaattatatgcatatatcaaaatatacTATTATGTGTGTGAAATGGCtaattgtataaaattttCGGAAGCTTGCTTAATTAATCCCAATctcatttaaatttataatatacatatataataaattttttatgaagatttattattttatggttAATTGGGAAAAAGactattaaataaataaaaagaattaaaataaaaataaaaaaaataaacaaataattgACGcatgtaaatttttttttcacccTTGTCAGACATTGTTGCTCGATATTATTAATGATGAAttaatcttttatttttaatgctGCAATtgtttatgttttaataataagcattaactacatatattttgtttaagGATGAAATATGATGATAGGGGtgttatacataataaataaatatattttagcagtattaataaataataaatttgttgttttttttatgatcactacatacaaaaaataatggtTATATGGTTTCactttatacaattttttttataatatatattataaaaaaaagtaaaagaaaagtaaaaaataataaaaaaaaaaaatataaaatcatcgaacaaaattatattcctATAAGGGAAGTAAAATTTAAGTTAATTATAAcgcatatatgtatatggtTGTTTGTTCATTTATTCTGTAATTTACTCGTTATACAAAAGGAAAACCATAACagtaacaaaaataaaatcgttAACATATTTTGCGGAAATATAATTATCCGTTTCGACATTCCAAAGCGATTTGGACGCGATATGTATCTataagattaaaaaaaaacgaaaaagaaaattaatgTTAAAATTTTGTgctatagaaaaaataagacaatttcttttatatctttttgcatttttttaccccttgttttttattttcaccaATAATAGCGTGAACAATAATTTTGTATCTCTCATTTACATAAGGTTCCATAAATTGCTCCACTGTATCAACCAAATTTATGGCAATCCTGTCATAATtacttttaataatttttttttcataatttttttcattttcatttgaaGAATCATTATCACTATTGTCTCCATTGTCAATAGTGTTACTACTGACGTTATGACTTGAAATATAactatcattattttctgcattattattatttttttcactatAGTTATTAATACATTTGTTGGCTCCTTGATTTTCTTCAGTATATTTTAATTCTTCATGTGttttattacaaaaataattttccaaAAACTCGTTTAATTTTTCTTCGCATGTGtttacaaaaaaacaaaacccATTCATATCTACTTTGTTttcatctttattattttgttcattctCATTAATATCCAGATTTGATGGCGTAGTTTTTTTGATCCCTTCCATCATATTATAActtgttattatataaaaatccCATACACGGAATTTTTCGTTGCCTATTTGCTAGTTTATCGGTGTGCTAAGTGGCCGAcctattattttgtttattttcttaATTTCTGGATAGTTTTCCcctttaaatttatatttctctTATGTCTAAGTCAAAGGGGAAACATACATCGTAGGTGTCAAGTGAGTTATTATATTCGTGTACGTATATGCAAGATTGATAGGTAGTAAATACACTCCttggatatatatacatacgtatgaatatatatgtgaTGATATAATCGCACTGTGTCTAATTACAATATCtgaataattaatttataaaagaaatatttatttattaactaTAATTTGTTTGCACACATATAAACTTACTACtgctaaaatatatttatataatgatttaaatattctccttataaaaaatgttacgattttttaaagaaaaatatttattttttccttttatgaaaaatttatattttttttcattatcctTAGAGCTTGTGAGAGTGGAAAAatgtatgcatatgtatatatataaatatgaaatgAAGGGAAATATGAATCTTGCTATTGTCTTATAATGAACAATCATATAAAGACAAAATAATTCATCTTTatccttttttttcaaattaaaaattttacataattgtaaataaattaaaatttttacattgtataaaagtaaaaaataaaaaaataaataatgaagaaatgttatgggaaaatattttataccATGAGTGCATGTTATAGGAATACATTCTTTCTGAACccataaaaaaaagtaacaAATACTAGGAatggatatattttttatgttgaATAAACAGAATCACCATAGAAAATAAAGTTTTAGGCCAATAAATAAATgcgcatattatatatctctctacatatacatattatatatgtatgtaaaattttttaattatatacttCTTGATACATTTAAAGTGAAATAAGATTTGAaagaaattttttaaatcaaagattaaattataaaaatcgaaaattaaaagatataGAAATGAGTAATAAAAAGAGTATTTAAACACTATTAAGCCAATTAATTATGATAgttatatttacataaaaattataattataattgtCTCTTTGTTCCAAACATTGCTATTTTCTCGTTTCTTAGAAGTACAAATTACGgtgtaataaatatatcatatctttattttattgaatatgttatcattataattattattgtatactacatttttatttctatttatattgtattactAATAATTTACTATTatgttaattatattttttaatttgattGTTCACACAATAATGTTACCGTAAagataacaaaaaaataaaaagtatttcataaaagataaataaaaaaaataaataatttacttGCTTTAGTATTAGAAAGTTAAATTAAACAACCTAAAAGCAAGTACTCGGGTTAATGatcattataataattaatatataaaacaaataaaccTAAATCAATATGGGAAACAATTAATCTACAGCCATAAATGGTATTATATttcacaaaaaataaaagcttTGACCAATATTACacaaatgtatatttttttacgtCTAAACCTGATGAACTTTTAATTTTGTGTCTACTAGACATCATGCTATATGAATACTgtcaaaatttttatattccatTCTACATATTTCGCTAATGTAATTTAAAATAAGGAATatgaatgaaaatattatattgtattttcATTGAGCCCCCAATTCTGCATTTAAatactatttatttaattaaattttctaaatttgTTCCCTTTTTTATGATAACAAACAATAGACACATTATTTAATCGGGAAATACTGATAATAGCGACAAAATGAGggatataaaatttatagaaCTTTATAATTTACTAcacaaataaagaaaaagtCATGTGTGTATATCAAGAAAGAATGTAGATATATCTGtagtatattataaaaataggtATACAAATATGTGTACATAgttattatgaaaaaaggAGCTAACATTTTGAAGGATTTATGAAGAATGCTTATATCATAAACTTATAGCAAATAGATTTATAGTCTCCCAATTTTTCTGTGTTTCGATTGCGTAAACTTTGttttcttatttattttaattttttaataatatatgtattgattttcatataaaaatgcatcatattcAATTATCTatacttatatattattatgatcCTCGCTATAATCTCAAATATACTTGTCTTATGTAGAAACTTATAGATACTATATTAAGCAATTTCACTTTGTTAATAAACATATTGCGCGCTATATTTaattgcttttttttttatggaatatttgaaaataaaaaaattctctatttttatcatatatttattaattacaCACAATAAtttcataaatatgtatattatgaATGTATGCATTCTTGCGGTATAAAAagcatgaaaaaaaatgcatatatggAAATACTAAATCGATCcataaataatagtaataatatgtatTCAAAAAGAGaggatataattttaatagcTAAAATAACGATTTTGTCAatccatatattttttgcccGTTTATTGTTTTTAGCGTTTTCGCATACggtcatataatatatatttacctgaataatattatatacattgaagaaataaatagATACGCACATTCTCCTTTTTTACGTATaaatgtaaattttttttcaaaatgttgaaaaaaaaaaaagaatgcTCTGGAATTGAAAGAgaggaaaaaaatacaaaaaaaaaaaacaatgctTCAGAATGTTTAAGCATGCAAAATGATGATAGCACATATATAGATAGCAATGAAGAAGATAAAAATGGGGAATACATAAATGAGAAcacaaaagaaaatataaaaaataacgacaatattaataaaaagtcTGACGAAAAGGAATACAACGCATCCGAGACAAAAAAAACCAATAATAAcgagaaaaacaaaaataatagtaacaATAAAACTAGCAAAATAAATGATGAGAAAggaaaagatgaaaaaataaatataaaagaagctattataaaaaatgtgcgTGTACCAGATAATTACATAATTAAGCATTTAATAGGAAGAGGGTCGTATGGGTATGTATATTTAgcttatgataaaaatacagAAAAAAATGTTGCAATAAAAAAGGTAAATCGAATGTTTGAAGATTTAATTGATTGTAAAAGAATATTAAGAGAAATAACAATTTTGAATAGGCTAAAAAGtgattatattataagaTTATATGATTTAATAATACCTGaagatttattaaaatttgatgaattatatatagtattagaaatAGCTGATtcagatttaaaaaaattatttaaaaccCCAATATTTTTGACAGAAgaacatataaaaactatattatataatttattattaggTGAAAAATTTATTCACGAATCAGGTATTATCCATAGAGATTTAAAACCAGCTAACTGTTTATTAAACCAAGATTGTTCTGTTAAAGTATGTGATTTTGGTTTAGCTAGAACGATAAATAGTGAAAAAGATGTTAATATAGTAAATGAtttagaagaaaatgaagaaccAGGAccacataataaaaatttaaaaaaacaattaactAGCCATGTAGTTACTAGATGGTATAGAGCCCCTGAATTAATATTGTTACAAGAAAATTATACTAAATCTATAGATATATGGTCTACTGGTTGTATTTTTGCAGAACTATTAAATATGTTACAAAGCCATATTAATGATCCCACTAATAGATTTCCTTTATTTCCAGGATCTTCTTGTTTTCCACTATCTCCAGACCGTAATTCAAAAAAAGTACATGAGAAAAGTAATAGAGaccaattaaatattatttttaatatcatagGTACACCTACAGAAGATGatcttaaaaatattaaaaaacctgaagttataaaatatattaaattgttCCCGCACAGAAAACCTATAAATCTAAAGCAAAAATACCCATCTATTTCAGATGATGGAATCAATTTATTAGAATCAATGTTAAAATTTAATCCAAATAAAAGAATCACAATTGACCAAGCTTTAGATCATCCTTATCTAAAAGAtgttagaaaaaaaaatttagaaaatttctcaacaaaaaaaattattcttCCTTTTGATGATTGGATGATTTTATCTGAAACACAATtgagatatatatttttaaaagaagTGCAATCCTTTCATCCTGAATTAGTTATACCTTCTGCATTTACTATACACGAAAGTAATTTCTATAACAATGAGGAACCTAGtagttaatatatatatgtttcgTCGAGAAAGGTCCCAATAAACTGAGCTTGCTATCAATAAAACATCGAACTAGGCCTTTACACAACTGCTTGCAAATGGATGTAAAACAATTCTAACTGTAATACTACATTAGTATATATTGCCAAATCGTATACTTTTTTTGCGcattttttgaatttcaACATTGTGTTTCTGTAATTTATGGCTTTTCTATATGTAATTCAACTTATATAATGTTAAAAGGATGAACTATTTTGAAAGTTTCCCCCATTTCTAGACCAAGTTATGCTACATTCaattattcttaatttttaattaacttttattttataatgttaAATCTGTTCAGAAACTCAAACAAATTAAAGGGGGTATTTTTTACGCCTCATTAGTTGCACAAACACGCATTTTATGAAATGGGAGAAACACAGTTTTTTCCACGTTATATGTATGTCTAAAcgcatataaatttttattatttttccacACTTTTCtttcattaaaatttttttttaattattgagAAATgctttttcatttatataattttttaatattctaCGAATGCTCATATTCCCAATTCATTATTAATTCCATCAATCATATTATTAACACATTTTACACATTATATTTAAGTAATTCCGATAATTTGGtcaatatataaatacatgtATTTATTTGTGGTGTTTCAATCGTAATGTGAGTGTGTCTCATTAAAGGTTCAATTTcaatcattttattttcgCATAATGAAATTGGGATATATAAcgaataaaataattcaatCAGGGGACAAACAACATACAGTGATTTGTGTCCCGAATCGAAGAGTAAATATGCGCCCATAAtaacattaatatttttttgttttattattcttgtgatgataatattttatcttattctataaaattatttaagtATCATAAATAATAGTGTGCACTATAAAATCGTGtataaacaataaaaaaagttatcaagaaaaaagaaaaaaacaataatagaaaattaaaatcttattaaattaatatattacaaaaattaaTCCTATAAATGATGGAATTgaagtaataaaataatgtgtGCCATTTTACCCATATCGATCGGATTATTGTTTCTTTGAGCATACCcatatttttactatataattttttttgactattttcatttttttttttcatttttctcaaatttataatattttcttccccattataaaatatttgggATACTTATAAAAGTGTATTATTGTACAA
Above is a window of Plasmodium yoelii strain 17X genome assembly, chromosome: 9 DNA encoding:
- a CDS encoding GTPase-activating protein, putative — encoded protein: MRINFFKEKNKIKLNKNHNFDSDNTFSNENPESNKCLASISDDEYDHYGFEKSREAISVEDIDKEALEKRKRKIEKKWQQYFTVKRDIKKNYYLKKLIRKGIPDKFRMNIWPYLLGSVVLYTKYPTIYERCLNSEIEPKVLSQIELDMLRTFPHNKNYQLNAQGLTKLRNVLRAFAIYKPKINYCQSMNFIAAITLLFLKEELAFWSIVQLIDSDYSHKKINISDYYNHEMRGLRRDIIVIEELIKIKFPNIYMHMKEFDVDVSWICSEWLLCLFCTAFPITTTLRIWDCLFYEGDKILFRIVLALFKMNQEKLIKSNSLESILYLFKESTKNMVESDKLMHTAFKEIGSLKKKKIKKLRMKADDIIKRTVP
- a CDS encoding rhomboid protease ROM1, putative, whose translation is MSNIHTLAEYRDVDGENLPFNRTPGYYASQSSFIQRSKPIDVVNLIFPHFTWKSFVIAVSIIQIIVFIISLSINPGEFLTPSGSTLITLGANVGSKIKNGEIHRLILPIFLHANIFHTFFNVFFQLRMGFTLEKNYGILQVAILYFVSGIYGNILSSSVTYCTIKVGASTSGMGLLGIVASELMLLWHIIRHRERVVFNILFFTLISILYYFTFNGSNIDHVGHLGGLLSGISIGMLYNEKMENKPTWYNNVKIASYVCLVLLAIIPTVVLFAVPRTC
- a CDS encoding dynein light chain Tctex-type, putative, with protein sequence MMEGIKKTTPSNLDINENEQNNKDENKVDMNGFCFFVNTCEEKLNEFLENYFCNKTHEELKYTEENQGANKCINNYSEKNNNNAENNDSYISSHNVSSNTIDNGDNSDNDSSNENEKNYEKKIIKSNYDRIAINLVDTVEQFMEPYVNERYKIIVHAIIGENKKQGIHIASKSLWNVETDNYISAKYVNDFIFVTVMVFLLYNE
- a CDS encoding mitogen-activated protein kinase 2, putative, giving the protein MLKKKKECSGIEREEKNTKKKNNASECLSMQNDDSTYIDSNEEDKNGEYINENTKENIKNNDNINKKSDEKEYNASETKKTNNNEKNKNNSNNKTSKINDEKGKDEKINIKEAIIKNVRVPDNYIIKHLIGRGSYGYVYLAYDKNTEKNVAIKKVNRMFEDLIDCKRILREITILNRLKSDYIIRLYDLIIPEDLLKFDELYIVLEIADSDLKKLFKTPIFLTEEHIKTILYNLLLGEKFIHESGIIHRDLKPANCLLNQDCSVKVCDFGLARTINSEKDVNIVNDLEENEEPGPHNKNLKKQLTSHVVTRWYRAPELILLQENYTKSIDIWSTGCIFAELLNMLQSHINDPTNRFPLFPGSSCFPLSPDRNSKKVHEKSNRDQLNIIFNIIGTPTEDDLKNIKKPEVIKYIKLFPHRKPINLKQKYPSISDDGINLLESMLKFNPNKRITIDQALDHPYLKDVRKKNLENFSTKKIILPFDDWMILSETQLRYIFLKEVQSFHPELVIPSAFTIHESNFYNNEEPSS